A single genomic interval of Lathyrus oleraceus cultivar Zhongwan6 chromosome 7, CAAS_Psat_ZW6_1.0, whole genome shotgun sequence harbors:
- the LOC127101962 gene encoding uncharacterized protein LOC127101962, translating into MDTSTRKSTSTFRFKSPDISSLKVLCSKVVALKDNTFRANFRNIVDLLTEKVDYGDITTMYQYYDVPLRCFTFPDFQISPTLEDLERLLNRPIKEYNPFPKLEEGFCLTGLSLTLGINANKLVDNWGVKESIKGLTQKLLEAHAWEMIKKGRPDFCSETLELLIHGIVIFPNVDKFVDQLAVEVFLTKNPVPFLLVNFYHTFHTKHEKKGGTFLCCAPMLHFVMRARMPQSGPFAENKLTWPQRFASLSSDSIIWYKREWDTKDVITRCGEFSNVPLIGT; encoded by the coding sequence ATGGATACTTCAACAAGGAAAAGCACTTCTACTTTCCGCTTCAAGAGTCCCGACATCAGTTCATTAAAGGTCCTCTGTTCAAAGGTCGTAGCTCTCAAAGATAACACGTTTAGAGCCAATTTTAGGAACATCGTAGATCTTCTAACCGAGAAGGTTGACTATGGTGATATCACTACAATGTACCAATACTATGACGtccctttaagatgcttcactttccccgacttccaaatctctccaaccTTGGAAGACCTCGAGAGACTCCTCAATCGACCAATCAAAGAATACAACCCATTCCCGAAGTTGGAAGAAGGCTTCTGTTTGACCGGGCTCTCACTCACCTTGGGTATCAACGCCAACAAGCTAGTGGATAATTGGGGCGTTAAAGAATCCATCAAAGGTTTAACTCAAAAGTTACTAGAAGCCCATGCTTGGGAAATGATTAAAAAAGGAAGACCCGACTTTTGTAGTGAAACCTTGGAACTTTTGATTCATGGAATTGTCATCTTCCCAAATGTGGACAAGTTCGTGGATCAGTTAGCAGTTGAAGTCTTTTTAACAAAGAATCCGGTGCCTTTTTTACTTGTCAATTTCTATCATACCTTCCATACAAAGCATGAGAAGAAGGGAGGTACTTTCCTCTGTTGCGCTCCTATGCTACATTTTGTGATGAGGGCCCGCATGCCTCAAAGTGGACCCTTCGCTGAAAATAAACTGACATGGCCGCAAAGATTCGCATCTCTCTCTTCCGACTCAATTATATGGTACAAGAGGGAATGGGATACAAAGGACGTCATCACAAGATGTGGAGAGTTCTCTAACGTACCCTTAATAGGAACGTga